The following proteins come from a genomic window of Hymenobacter canadensis:
- a CDS encoding DUF3098 domain-containing protein, translating to MEPTTSQTPRFAFGPRNYRLMFVGLAVLAAGFITMTLDTADYGEGFLGITLGPILLVTGFLIEFWAIMAKPGGPAPVAQDPATRETLAQQPAPAAPVAPVAPTYKR from the coding sequence ATGGAACCTACCACCTCACAAACACCCCGCTTCGCCTTCGGGCCGCGCAACTACCGCCTGATGTTCGTGGGCCTGGCCGTGCTGGCCGCCGGCTTCATCACCATGACACTGGACACAGCCGACTACGGCGAGGGGTTTTTGGGCATCACGCTCGGCCCCATTCTACTGGTTACCGGCTTTCTGATTGAGTTCTGGGCCATTATGGCCAAGCCCGGCGGCCCGGCTCCGGTAGCGCAGGACCCCGCCACCCGCGAGACCCTGGCGCAGCAGCCCGCGCCGGCCGCGCCCGTGGCCCCGGTTGCGCCCACCTACAAGCGCTGA
- a CDS encoding bifunctional riboflavin kinase/FAD synthetase: MHVIHDPAQFPHLGNAVVTSGTFDGVHVGHQQILRRLCEVAHHSGGPAVVITYWPHPRLVLGPPPSHPELLELRLLSTLEERAAKLAEFGVDYLLVVPFTREFAQWTSEEYIQNILLRTVGTHKLVIGYDHRFGKNREGGFDYLSLHADRYGMSVEEIPREDVDAVGVSSTRIRRALETGDVATANRYLGYPYPLTGTVVKGRQLGRTIGWPTANIVCEEPLKLIPARGVYAVLATTAAGTHHPAMLNIGVRPTIGGDLAQTVEAHLLDFEGDLYEQPLTVQFVARLRDEQKFNGLDELKAQLALDADAARAAFL; the protein is encoded by the coding sequence ATGCACGTCATCCACGATCCGGCGCAATTTCCGCACCTCGGTAATGCCGTCGTGACCAGCGGCACGTTCGACGGCGTGCACGTCGGGCACCAGCAGATTCTGCGGCGCCTGTGCGAAGTAGCCCACCATAGCGGCGGGCCGGCCGTGGTTATCACCTACTGGCCCCACCCCCGGCTGGTGCTGGGGCCGCCACCCTCCCACCCCGAGCTGCTGGAGCTGCGGCTGCTCAGCACCCTGGAAGAGCGGGCCGCCAAGCTGGCCGAGTTCGGCGTCGACTACCTGCTGGTGGTGCCCTTCACCCGCGAGTTTGCGCAGTGGACTTCCGAAGAGTACATCCAGAATATCCTGCTACGCACCGTGGGCACGCACAAGCTGGTGATTGGCTACGACCACCGCTTCGGCAAAAACCGGGAAGGCGGCTTCGACTACCTCAGCCTGCACGCCGACCGCTACGGCATGAGCGTGGAGGAAATTCCGCGCGAGGACGTGGACGCCGTGGGCGTGAGCAGCACCCGCATCCGCCGGGCCCTGGAAACCGGCGACGTGGCCACCGCCAACCGCTACCTAGGCTACCCCTACCCGCTGACGGGCACCGTGGTGAAGGGCCGGCAGCTGGGCCGCACCATTGGCTGGCCCACGGCCAATATCGTGTGCGAGGAGCCGCTGAAGCTGATTCCGGCGCGGGGTGTATACGCGGTGCTGGCCACCACGGCCGCCGGCACCCACCACCCGGCCATGCTCAACATCGGGGTGCGCCCCACCATCGGCGGCGACCTGGCCCAGACCGTGGAAGCCCACCTGCTGGACTTTGAGGGCGACCTGTACGAACAGCCCCTGACCGTGCAGTTCGTAGCCCGCCTGCGCGACGAGCAGAAGTTCAACGGCCTGGATGAGCTGAAAGCTCAGCTGGCACTGGATGCCGATGCGGCGCGGGCAGCGTTTTTATAG
- the truB gene encoding tRNA pseudouridine(55) synthase TruB, with product MENPRSFDFEAGEVLLMDKPLTWTSFDVVRKVKNTLRIKKIGHAGTLDPLATGLLIMCTGKKTKEIDLIQAQEKEYTGTFRLGQTTPSFDLETPVDAELPYAHLTDDEIRAATAQFVGLITQTPPLFSAVKVNGERAYEVARRGGEAEIKSKQVTIREFELTRIELPEVDFRVTCSKGTYIRSLARDLGAALGCGAHLTKLVRTRIGEYRVEDALTMEAVEAMRPPRPEGETERPRRQRQPRPERRAGLEYYSANQTDTAPSSAAPDATE from the coding sequence TTGGAAAATCCCCGCTCATTCGACTTTGAAGCCGGCGAAGTACTGCTGATGGACAAGCCGCTCACCTGGACGTCGTTTGACGTGGTGCGCAAGGTGAAGAACACGCTGCGCATCAAGAAAATCGGGCATGCCGGCACCCTCGACCCACTGGCTACCGGCCTGCTGATCATGTGCACCGGCAAGAAAACCAAGGAAATTGACCTGATTCAGGCCCAGGAAAAGGAGTACACTGGCACCTTCCGCCTCGGCCAGACCACGCCCAGCTTCGACCTGGAAACGCCCGTGGATGCCGAGCTGCCGTACGCCCACCTCACCGACGACGAAATCCGGGCCGCCACCGCGCAGTTCGTGGGCCTGATTACCCAGACGCCGCCGCTGTTTTCGGCGGTGAAAGTGAACGGCGAGCGGGCCTACGAAGTGGCCCGCCGCGGCGGTGAGGCCGAAATCAAGAGCAAGCAGGTCACCATCCGCGAGTTTGAGCTCACGCGCATTGAGCTGCCCGAGGTGGACTTCCGCGTGACCTGCTCCAAAGGCACCTACATCCGCAGCCTCGCCCGCGACCTGGGCGCGGCCCTGGGCTGCGGCGCCCACCTCACCAAACTGGTGCGCACCCGCATCGGCGAGTACCGAGTAGAGGACGCCCTAACCATGGAAGCCGTGGAAGCCATGCGGCCGCCGCGCCCCGAAGGCGAAACCGAACGGCCCCGCCGCCAGCGGCAGCCCCGCCCCGAGCGCCGCGCCGGCCTGGAATACTACAGCGCCAACCAAACCGATACCGCGCCATCCTCTGCCGCGCCAGACGCCACCGAATAG
- a CDS encoding CoA transferase subunit A, which translates to MINKVVAGPEEALQGLTDGMTLMLGGFGLCGIPENSIREILRLGVKNLTCISNNAGVDDFGIGLLLQTKQVRKMISSYVGENAEFERQLLSGELEVELIPQGTLAERCRAGGAGIPAFYTPAGFGTEVGDGKESREFNGKMYLLETALHADYAFVKAWRGDTAGNLIFKGTARNFNPMMATAGKITVAEVEELVPAGELDPNQIHTPGIFVQRIYQGENYEKRIEQRTVRA; encoded by the coding sequence ATGATCAATAAAGTAGTAGCCGGCCCGGAAGAAGCCCTGCAGGGCCTGACGGACGGCATGACCCTGATGCTGGGCGGCTTCGGCCTGTGCGGCATCCCCGAAAACAGCATCCGGGAAATTCTGCGCCTGGGCGTGAAGAACCTCACCTGCATCAGCAACAACGCCGGCGTCGATGATTTTGGCATCGGGCTGCTGCTGCAGACCAAGCAGGTGCGCAAGATGATTTCCAGCTACGTGGGCGAAAACGCCGAGTTTGAGCGCCAGCTGCTGTCGGGGGAGCTGGAAGTGGAGCTGATTCCGCAGGGCACGCTGGCCGAGCGGTGCCGGGCCGGCGGCGCGGGCATTCCGGCCTTCTACACCCCCGCCGGCTTCGGCACGGAGGTAGGCGACGGCAAGGAAAGCCGGGAGTTCAACGGCAAGATGTACCTGCTGGAAACCGCCCTGCACGCCGATTACGCCTTTGTGAAAGCCTGGCGCGGCGACACGGCCGGCAACCTCATCTTCAAGGGCACGGCCCGCAACTTCAACCCCATGATGGCTACGGCCGGCAAAATCACGGTGGCGGAAGTGGAGGAGCTGGTGCCCGCCGGCGAGCTGGACCCCAACCAGATTCACACGCCTGGCATCTTCGTGCAGCGCATCTATCAGGGCGAGAACTACGAAAAGCGCATCGAGCAGAGAACTGTTAGGGCTTAG
- a CDS encoding four helix bundle protein, with translation MLDYHSLLIWQRSHQLTLLIYAQTKAFPREELFGLVSQMRRSAASIPTNIAEGCGRGSDADLARFLTIAAGSASELDYQLLLSHELGYLSPDEWVSTANELTEIRKMLTQFIQTLKKRIGVLATPTKPYAPKP, from the coding sequence ATGCTCGACTACCATTCCTTGCTGATCTGGCAGCGTAGTCATCAGCTTACACTTCTGATTTACGCACAAACCAAAGCATTTCCGCGCGAGGAACTGTTCGGCCTTGTCAGTCAGATGCGACGTTCGGCTGCCTCCATTCCAACCAACATTGCGGAAGGCTGTGGACGCGGCTCCGACGCCGATTTGGCGCGTTTTCTGACCATTGCAGCCGGCTCTGCCAGTGAACTGGACTACCAGCTGCTACTGTCTCACGAGCTTGGTTACCTTTCACCAGATGAGTGGGTATCTACAGCGAATGAACTCACTGAAATTCGGAAAATGCTTACCCAATTCATCCAAACTCTGAAAAAGCGCATTGGGGTGTTGGCTACCCCCACTAAGCCCTACGCCCCTAAGCCCTAA
- a CDS encoding undecaprenyl-diphosphate phosphatase: protein MNYWYALILAIVEGLTEFLPVSSTGHMIIVANLMGIGQLPFTETYITSIQLGAILSVVVLYWRRFLQSFDFYVKLFVAFLPFGILGFLLKDVIQELLKSVTVVAISLVVGGVILLFVDRWFSGERKAVTTPSLVQALRIGLFQCLALVPGVSRSAATIVGGLAQGFDRRSAADFSFLLAVPTMVVITAYQLYKTYKVDAPGVEDLKYLLFGNVVAFAVGLLAVKSFVNFVSRFGFRAFGFYRIIVGVIILVMIALGIPMQLI from the coding sequence ATGAACTACTGGTACGCCCTGATTCTGGCTATCGTCGAAGGCCTGACGGAATTTCTGCCGGTTTCCAGCACCGGCCACATGATTATCGTGGCCAACCTGATGGGTATCGGCCAGCTGCCCTTCACTGAAACTTACATCACCTCCATTCAGCTTGGTGCCATCCTGTCGGTGGTGGTGCTGTACTGGCGGCGGTTTCTGCAAAGCTTCGACTTCTACGTGAAGCTGTTTGTGGCCTTTCTGCCATTCGGCATTTTGGGTTTTCTGCTGAAAGATGTCATTCAGGAACTCCTGAAAAGCGTGACGGTGGTAGCCATATCATTGGTAGTGGGCGGCGTGATTCTGCTGTTCGTGGACCGCTGGTTTTCCGGGGAGCGCAAGGCCGTAACCACACCCAGTTTGGTGCAAGCGCTGCGCATTGGGCTGTTTCAGTGCCTGGCGCTGGTGCCCGGCGTGAGCCGCTCGGCCGCCACCATCGTGGGCGGCCTGGCCCAGGGCTTCGACCGCCGCTCGGCCGCCGACTTCTCGTTTCTACTGGCCGTGCCCACCATGGTCGTCATCACGGCCTACCAGCTCTACAAGACCTACAAAGTAGACGCGCCCGGCGTCGAGGACCTGAAATACCTGCTGTTCGGCAACGTGGTGGCCTTTGCTGTAGGGCTGCTGGCCGTCAAGTCGTTCGTGAATTTCGTGTCGCGCTTCGGCTTCCGGGCGTTTGGCTTCTACCGCATCATCGTGGGCGTTATCATCCTGGTGATGATTGCGCTGGGCATTCCGATGCAGCTGATTTAA